In the Streptomyces sp. WMMC940 genome, ACCTGCGCGCCCAGGAGCGGCGCCGCTTCGTGTACGTGATGGACCGGCGCCGTGCGGAGGCCGCGGCGCAGCGGCTGCGCGAGACCCGTGTACGGCGCCGGCCGGCCGTCGCCGAGGAGCCGGACCAGGTTGCCCCGGCAGGGCCCGAGCCCGAGCCGGCGCCCGCCGTCTCGCCGCAGGAGGCGGGCCGCCGGGCCCTGGTCGAGCAGACCGACCACGCGGAGTGGGTGGACCAGCAGCGCGACCCGGGCCCCGGGCGCGGCGACAGCTGGGACCCGGTCCCGGTGCCGCTCCCCACGTACGTCACCGCGCCGGTCGCCCCGCGCGCCACGAGCGGCATCGACGTCACGGACCCGGAGACCTGGAGTTCGGCCCGCTCCTCCACGGCCGATCCGGCCTCGCCCGCGGCCCCGCAACCCCCGCGGCAGCGGACCACTCCGCCGCGCCGTACCCGCGAGCACGGCCGCACCCCGCTCTTCGACCAGTACGAGGACGAGGACCGGCCCCGCGCCGCCAACGAGTGAGACCGGGCCGGGCAGGCGCCCGACCTTCGGAACCCTGCCCGGCCCGACCAGCGAGGAACGGATTTCCAAGCACCCCGATCGGGGTGCTAAGGTTTCACTCGTTGCAAGGGCCTGTGGCGCAGACTGGTAGCGCACCTCGTTCGCATCGAGGGGGTCAGGGGTTCAAATCCCCTCAGGTCCACAACAGGTCAGAGCCCCTGTCGGAGAGATCCAGCAGGGGCTTTGTCGTGCCGTACAGCAGCGAAGTACAGCAACTACTTCCGATCCGGCCCGTCCAGGTGCTTGCCGAGCTTCCGCAGCACCTTGCGCGTCGCCTCGGACGGGATGTGTGTGTAGACCTCCATGGTCACCGCGATCTTGCTGTGCCGGAGAATCTGCATCGCGATGCGCGGGTGCACGTCGAGGGCCGCCAAGAGCGAGCCGCATGTGTGGCGAGTGTCGTACAGCCGGATCCGGCGCACGCCGGCAGAGGCCGACCGGGCGGCGAACGACCGGTTGAAGTTTCGCGGCTCGATCGGGCTGCCGAACCTCGTGGTGAACACGAAGTCGGACTCGACCCACCCTGCACCCGCAGCCTGCCGCGCCACAGCCTGAGCCTTCTGCCTGAGCTGGACTGCGGTGACACAGATCTGCGGGAGAGGAAGGGCCGCCGTCGAGGCCTCGGTCTTGGTCTCGTCGTGCACCAGCTGACGGTTGATCCGCTGCAGCTGGTGTTCCACCGTGATCTCTCCCGCGTCGAGATTCACGTTCTTCCAGGTGAGTGCCAGCGCCTCGCCGCGACGCAAGCCGAGAACGAGCACCAGGACGTCCGGGTACAGCGGGTCGACAGCCGTCCGGGCGGCTTCCAGAAACGTCCGCGCTTCCTCGACGGACCAGGGTTCCCGCCGGCGCTTCCGTCCGGAGCGAACCTTGACCCATGCAGCGACGTTCTTGTTGATCAATTCCTCTGACATGGCGTAGCTGAGCGCCGAGCGGAGAACAGCCCGAGCATCCTGCACCGTCCGACGCGACGGGACCTGATCGCAGCACTGACGAGGCGCTTCTCGCCGAGTCCCGGAGCGATGTACAGGCGGACGTGCATCGCATAGGTCTCGGCAGTCTTGGGCTTGAGGTCCTGGAGCACGAAGTTCTTGAGTCAGTACGCAAGATGCTGGGCCAGCGTGGGCGAGCTGGTGGCCACGGGCCCCTTGGACGCCTCACCGTGGAGCTTGACCCACTTCTCATGCACGACCGCCCTGGTGGGACCGTAGTCGTACGTGCGCTTGCGGTCGCCCTCGGGAGTATCCACCCAGACGTAGGCGGCGTATCCGTTCTTGTAGGGGTAGATCGAGCCTTCGCCGTTGCCGCGCTTGCCACTCATGCTGTCAATCCTTCCTGGGCCTCACGGGCCCGACGTTCGACGTACTCGTCGACCCAGCGAGGAAGGATGCGGCGGCTACGGCCCTCCTTCAGGGAACGGATCTCGCCGGTGAGGACGAGCATTTTGGTCTTGGACAGGCCGAAGCCGAGCATTTCGGCGACCTCGGCGGTGGTGTACCACTTGCCCTCGATGACGGTCGTGGTCATGCGGGGGTGTCTCCTTCCTGCGGGTCGTGTGTGAGTGAGGCGGCGAGCCATTCCTCGCTGCGGGTGAGTCCGGTGCCGGCGAAGGCCCGGTGGGCGAGGACGAGGGTGGTGTCGTCGTCGGCGGGGTCGGCCGTGGCTTCCTGGTCGCAGCGGGCGATGGCGGCTTCAACTGCGAAAGCGCCGGATCCTGCCGGTCATCTCCCGCAGAGGCGCACCAAACATCGAGGGCTTTGGCAAGCTCCGTTACGTCGTCGAGCAGACCTTCGCGCTGCTCCACCACTTCAAACGACTCGCCGTCCGATGGGAACGCCGCACCGAACTCCACGATGCCTTCGCCTCCCTCGCCTGCAGCCTCATCCGCTACCGACGGCTCAAGAGGGCTGCCGCTCCATGATCGAAAAGGCTCTCATGGCGGCAATGTCCATCGGAAGGGCGACGGTTGCCCGGGGACACTCGCCACGCGCTCGTTCGCTACTCACCCGTCTCGTGCTTCGGACGGTCCTGGGCGAGAGGCTCGTTGTAGGTGATCACGACCGGCGCGTTCGCCTCTGCCCGTGCGCGGTCGGAAGCCGCTGCGATCTCCTCGTAGGTCCATTCCTGGTACAGACGCTCTCCGTGGGCATCGGTGATGTCGATGACCAGGCGTGTCCACTCCTCGGCGTGCTGTTCGGGGACGAGTCCCAGTTCGTACGTGGCGTCCTGAAGGAGGGATTCGGTGACGCGTATGCCGGTGAGTCTCTCGGCCAAAGCGAGGACTGCCGCCTTTCCGTCAACGGCCGGGGCGTTCTCGTCGTGCTCTCCCTCTGGAGTCAGCGGGAAGCCGACTTCCCGCAGCAGGGGAACCAGTTCATCGGGGCTGCTGCCATCGCGCGCCGAGGGGCCCTCAAACGTCGTACGGAGCTCACCGTCCTCAAACCAGTGGAAGAGGTGGATGGGCTTGCCTCTGTTATTCGAGTGCGCCACGACCCGGCCGCCCTCCGACAGCGTCTCCGCACACGGCATTCCAAGGCCACCGTCAAAGCCGAGGACAACTGTCCAGTCGCCCTTCTCTCCTGGGACCTTGAAGGCGCCCGCGACGTAGGACTCGTCCCAGTCGGCGTAATCCACCTCGGCACGGTGAGCGTCATCCGCCTCGATCAGCCCAACCGTACCCTCCCCGGTGCCGCGCGGTTCCGCCTCCATCGCACGCAGCACCGCCCGGGGGCTCCGCCCTCGTATCAGTGTCAGGGTGTATCCGCTCTCCATCATGTGGCGGAAGAGCGGCGAGGTGCGGATCCAGGCGTAGTCGTGTGCGGTCACCAAGTTCATACGGCGCAGTGTGCCTGACGCCTCTGACAGTGCCCGAAACGCCGGTTCTCACAGCTGGAGCCGGTGTTGAGCTCCAAGGCCCTCATGAAGCCGACCGGCCAGCTCAGCAGACCTCAGCGACCGCTCACGCTTTGAAGGTCAGTAGTTGGGGGTTGTCTGGTTAGGGGTCCGCTTGGAGGGTCCCCAACCAGAATCAAACGGGCGTCGCGCCCGATCAGCCCGCCCCGATCACTCCGACCGGAAAGTGCCCTGCTATTGAAGCGGACGGCCCACTTCAAGGAACTGCCGATAAACGAGATCGAGCAGCGCCGCGTATGCATGTTGCGAGTGAGCGACGGCTTGGTCGCCACCCGATGTCATCTCACCGAGCCGATCGATTCGCTGCATCAGTGCTTGAAGCGTCGAGAGGACATCAACCGGAGCCGGCTTAAAGATCCCACGTTCCACATATCGGATCACCGTAGTCACGTACTCGTCGGCTTCCGCCAGATCGCTGTGCGCCAGAATGAGGTCCTTGCTCGATCCGCTCCGAGGGAACGGCAGGTTGCGCCACAGGGTGTAGGCGTCCATGAAACTGAGCATCACGTTTTCCTTGCTCCTAGTGGGTCTCGTCGTACCAGAAGGAAACGACTCGTCCGTCCGGCCCGATGATCCCACCCATACCTCCGTTGGGATCCGAATACTTCACGCCCCATTTACCGTCGTCGAATGGCATCCTCTTTGCGTTGTAGCCCTTTTTGCCCCCTGGCTCAGCCAGACGCTGAGCCCAGTCAATCGAATCTTGCAAGTACTTCTCGCGCGTAACGTTCAATGGGCTGCCATGCTTTCCCCAATGGTATTCGAAACTGCCTCCGGGGTTGTCGAACGTGCCCTCGTGCCAGGCATCTGCAACCCCCTTAGGGCATGGCCCCGAATTGTGCACCAAGACCGGCGTGGCGCCCGCCAGCACATAGTACGTGTGGAGGTCGTTGACCGTGAGGTTGTAGGCAGGTTGAAGCGACTTCCATTGACGGACAGTGGAGATCGCTACGGTCTTGCCGTCGGCCTTGAGGAGTGTGTCGCCGGGGTTGAGGTCGGCGGCGTCGGTCCACTTCTGGGTCTTCTCGGACCGGAAGGGGTGGTGGTCGGTTGCCGTGACGGTGCCGCCTCCGGCCGCCGCGTCGAGCGTAAGGTCGGTGAAGTCACGGTCGTCAGGCGTGTATATGGTCGCCTCTACCCGGCGAGCTCCACCGGACCCGGTGAGCGGATCGGTAGCTTCGACGTAGTCGCCGGTTCGGATCTGTTCGATTGGCTTGGTGGAGCCGTCACCCATGAGGACGTGCGTGCCGGCGGGGAAGCTGTTTTTTCCGCAGGAGGGTGTCTTCTTGAGTAGTTTGGAGAGTGCTTCGAAGACAGGGCTGAGGTCGACTCCGAACTTATCAAGCCAGCCGAGTCCCTTTGCCCCGGAAGCGGCCCATCCGGCGATCGGCGTAGCGGCAAGACATGCCAGGCCGGCATCCTTGTATGCCTGTTCGCTGTTTCCCCATTGAGGAACGTACTTGTAGAGCCAGCCTTCGGCGCCGTAAATGATGCAGTTGCCGATGTCGAGGGGTTCTCCCACGCCGGGAATGAGCCCGAGGGCGTCCAGGGTCGTGTGGATCTGGTCCATCGTGCTCATGTCCGGGAGTTCGTTGTTCCCTCCCGGCATCAGCCATTGCAGGAGCCCGTAGAGCGAAGAGGCAGCCGACTTCTCACGGGCCGCCTCGGCGGCTGCCTGTTCCTGGAGCCGGCGTTGGATCTCTGCCTTGCGGCGGTCCTCGGCGTAGCGGTGCAGGGTCTCCTTGTACATGGCTGCGACGGCGGCGTGGCTGTTGCCGGCGTTCTTCGCCGACTTACGTGCCTGTTCGGCTGCCTGGTAGGCGCTGGCGGCGTATCCGCGTGCGGCGTTGGCGCTGGCCTCGGCCCGAGCGGCTGAAAAACTGGCGTAGTTCGCGCTGGTGCGGGCTCGAGACTCCGCCTTGCGTGCGGTGGCCGCGGATTCGGCCGCCTGGTCGGCCGAAGTGCGGGCTCGGTCAGCGGAGGCCTCGGCGTCCTTGGCGTAACCATTGGCCTGTTGGGCGTACTTGTCTGCCGTCGATGCGTGGCCTCGGGCCTGGTCTGCGTGGCCTTGGGCGTCGGCTGCGGCTTTGGCGGCGAGGGAGGCGTCCTGGTAGGCGCGGGCGGCAACCTCGCTGGAGGTGGCGATGATGCCTTGGATCTGCTCGATGTGGCCGGCGGTGAGCAGATCGCGGCGCTTGGCGCGGTACTGGCCGGATTCCACGAAGGTGATCAGATGGGTGTCGGGGCTGGCGAGGGCGGTCTCGGCGGCTGCTTTGAGCTCGAGACCCCCTCCCTCGGCCATGCGGGCCGCTTCAACCCGGTAGTCCTCGATGCGGGCCTGGTACTGGCCCTTGGCGAGGAAGGTGTCCAGGGCCTGAGGGTCCGGGTCGTGGAGCGCTGCCTGGGCGGCTTCCTTGATTCCGGTTCCGCCGGCCTCCGAGATTCGGGCGACCTGGATCCGGTTGTCCGGTGCCGCGGCCTGGTACTGGCCCTTGGTCAGGAACGCGTGAACTGTGGCCTGGTCCGCCGCCTGGGCGCTCTTGGCCGCTGTGCGGACATCCTCATACGGGGAGGTCCAGGCGAGGGCGTCGACGGCCTCCCGTTCGTCCTGGTCTTCCGCAAGCTTCCAGCCGGTCCGGGCATAGAGGACGACGGCGTCGTCGTCGCCGGTCAGAGCCGCCTCGGCGGCGGCCTTGCTCCACGGTCCACGGACCTGCAGGGCCAGCAAGGCCATCTTCCGGCCAGCGGCGGCGATCTGGGCCGGCTGTGCGTCGGGCTTGGCGGCCTCGGTAGCGAGCGTGTCGAAGTCGCTGTCGAGCTTGACCGCCTCCTGAAGCTTCTTCTCCGTGACCGCCTTGGCCGCGTCGACCGCTTCCTTGGTGTCCCTGGCCTCGTTGACCAGCAGCTTGGTGCGGGCCTTGGCCTCTTCGGCCTCGTTCTTGCGGGCGGTTTCCTGGACCTGCTTGGCCTTCTCGACCGCCGCTCCGGCCGCCTTCGCAGCTGTGAGGGCCTCATCCGCGTTGATTTTGGCCTGGTTCGCCGCCGCCTGGGAGTCACCGGCATGTTCGGCTGCCTTGCGAGCGGCTTGTGCGGCCTTGAGGGCATGGGCGGCCGACGAGCGTGCCGCGTCACGGGCCTGCTCCGCCGCGAGAGCCGCGTCGTCAGCGTAGGCGGCGGCGACGTCCGCGGCCCGCCTGGCTTCGGCCGCGTGGCGGCGGGCCGAGGCTGCGGCTGCCTTGGCCTGAGTCTCGTGAACGCCGGCCTGACCGGCCCAACCCGCGGAGTCTTCCGAGTACTGGGCCGCGTCGGTCATCGCCTGGATGGTTCCGCGCACCGCCACGATGCTGGACTTCAGGGCCACAAGCGTGCGGCGTGCGGCCTCTGCGGAATCGGCCATCTTCGAGGTGATCTTCGCGACGGCCTCGGCCTCCGCCGCGGCCGTTTCATGGACCTTGCCGGACGCTGCCGCCTTCCAGGCCTTACTGGCGGCCCGAGAGGCCTGCAAGGCGGCGTGGGAGGCGTTCTGTGCGGCGAGCGCGGCCGTCTGCGCTGCGGCGTTCGCCGCCCGGGCAGCGGAGATCGCGGCTTTCGCGGCGTCCGCGGCACGGCGGGTGGACTCGGCGGCACGGCGAGCAGCGTCTGCGGCCTTGACGGCATCGTTCTTCGCCGCCTTGGTCTCGGCGGCAGCCTTGGCAGCCTCCTTCTTCGCCAGCTCCGACGCCGTCTTGGCCTTCTCGAGGTTCTCCTGGGCGTTCAGCTTGGCCTTCTCGGCCGCCGCCGCCGCATCGGAGGTCTGCTTGGCCAACGTGCTGATGGTGGCGTGTTCCTGATCTTGCGCGCGAGAGACGTGCTGCCCGTACGCGAGAAACTCGCGGATGTCGTCGATGCTGCCGGCCAAAGCCTGCGCGGCAGCGCGCTTGGTCGACGGTCCGCCCGTGGCCTCGATCTGAGCGACGCGCACGCGAGCGTCGTCGTCACGTTGCCTGTACTGCCCCTCCGTGAGGAAGGCCCGGATGTCATCGATGGAACCCCGCATCGCTGAGTCGCCGACCTCACGGACCCCGACCCCGCCGCTCTCGATGACCCGGGCGGCCTCGACACGCTGGTCGTCCGCGAGCGGGGCTTTCCAGCCGTCCTTCATGAAGACTTCGAGCTGCTCAGGTGTCCCGTTGAGCGCGGCTTGCGCGGCCTCGCGCAGAGCCGAGCCTCCCTCGGTCACCAGCGTGAGTGCGGCCTCACGCCGGTCCAAGTCCTCGGCGATCTTCTGTCCGGTGTCCAGAAAAGCGCGGACCTCGTCGTCATCTCCGGAAAGCGCGGCTCCGGCGGCGGCCTTGACGGCCTGTCCGCCGGTTTTCCAGCTCTGCAGTACACGCTCACGTTCGGACGGCCGGGGTGGTGCCGGGTCGTCCGCGGCGGCGGGTGCCGCGGAGACCAGCCCGGCAAGCAGAGCAAGCGGAAGCAGGCCACGAGCAGCCTTACCGACTGCCGCGTACCCCCTCTGCCATCCCCGTGTGCGCCGGCTTCTGTTGAGAAGCACGAAGTTGGTTTCCCCTCAATGGTCTCTGGGCGCAGCACCCGACGCGGCAGGATCCCCCCGATGAAACACAGAGGCTGTGGGCGCCATTGCCCCCATCACCCGCGCCGCAGGTCAGTCACCCTCCATGAATCGGCTTCCCCAGGCCGGAGGAGGAAAGACCGTTCCCAAACCTCACGGCCGGTACGGCACTGCTTGAACAAGAAGGCAGATTCAACCAGGAGTTGGATGGTTGTAGGCCCCGCCGGCACCGTTACAGGATCTTGATCAATGGCCTGTGTGGGGCGCGGTCACGTCATGCAATGCGATGGGTTCTGCTGCCGGGAGCGGCTATGCTCCTTCTCGGCCCCCCAGGCGATTACGACCATCCGCAGCGAAGCGTTGACGGTCCCGTTGTGCTTCCGCCTTCCCTCCCGCCTGATCGGGGGGCTCATTCGTGAAAGCGAAACACCTGTGCGTATACGCAAATGGCTGCCCGCAGCGATCGTGATCGCAGCCACCGCCGTGGGGATGCCCGCTCCCGCGGCGACTGCCGCAGACGAGAATCCGACCGACACCACCGCCCCCTACGCCGTCGAGGACGGTGCCTACCCCGGCGCCGATGAGATCCTCAAGTACACGGGGGCTCAGCTCATCGCCGGTGACGGGAGCATCACCTTTACCTCGTGCGCCGCGGATTTCCAGATCATGGTCTGGGCCCGGAACCTGAAGACGAACGA is a window encoding:
- a CDS encoding DUF6461 domain-containing protein translates to MNLVTAHDYAWIRTSPLFRHMMESGYTLTLIRGRSPRAVLRAMEAEPRGTGEGTVGLIEADDAHRAEVDYADWDESYVAGAFKVPGEKGDWTVVLGFDGGLGMPCAETLSEGGRVVAHSNNRGKPIHLFHWFEDGELRTTFEGPSARDGSSPDELVPLLREVGFPLTPEGEHDENAPAVDGKAAVLALAERLTGIRVTESLLQDATYELGLVPEQHAEEWTRLVIDITDAHGERLYQEWTYEEIAAASDRARAEANAPVVITYNEPLAQDRPKHETGE
- a CDS encoding polymorphic toxin-type HINT domain-containing protein produces the protein MLLNRSRRTRGWQRGYAAVGKAARGLLPLALLAGLVSAAPAAADDPAPPRPSERERVLQSWKTGGQAVKAAAGAALSGDDDEVRAFLDTGQKIAEDLDRREAALTLVTEGGSALREAAQAALNGTPEQLEVFMKDGWKAPLADDQRVEAARVIESGGVGVREVGDSAMRGSIDDIRAFLTEGQYRQRDDDARVRVAQIEATGGPSTKRAAAQALAGSIDDIREFLAYGQHVSRAQDQEHATISTLAKQTSDAAAAAEKAKLNAQENLEKAKTASELAKKEAAKAAAETKAAKNDAVKAADAARRAAESTRRAADAAKAAISAARAANAAAQTAALAAQNASHAALQASRAASKAWKAAASGKVHETAAAEAEAVAKITSKMADSAEAARRTLVALKSSIVAVRGTIQAMTDAAQYSEDSAGWAGQAGVHETQAKAAAASARRHAAEARRAADVAAAYADDAALAAEQARDAARSSAAHALKAAQAARKAAEHAGDSQAAANQAKINADEALTAAKAAGAAVEKAKQVQETARKNEAEEAKARTKLLVNEARDTKEAVDAAKAVTEKKLQEAVKLDSDFDTLATEAAKPDAQPAQIAAAGRKMALLALQVRGPWSKAAAEAALTGDDDAVVLYARTGWKLAEDQDEREAVDALAWTSPYEDVRTAAKSAQAADQATVHAFLTKGQYQAAAPDNRIQVARISEAGGTGIKEAAQAALHDPDPQALDTFLAKGQYQARIEDYRVEAARMAEGGGLELKAAAETALASPDTHLITFVESGQYRAKRRDLLTAGHIEQIQGIIATSSEVAARAYQDASLAAKAAADAQGHADQARGHASTADKYAQQANGYAKDAEASADRARTSADQAAESAATARKAESRARTSANYASFSAARAEASANAARGYAASAYQAAEQARKSAKNAGNSHAAVAAMYKETLHRYAEDRRKAEIQRRLQEQAAAEAAREKSAASSLYGLLQWLMPGGNNELPDMSTMDQIHTTLDALGLIPGVGEPLDIGNCIIYGAEGWLYKYVPQWGNSEQAYKDAGLACLAATPIAGWAASGAKGLGWLDKFGVDLSPVFEALSKLLKKTPSCGKNSFPAGTHVLMGDGSTKPIEQIRTGDYVEATDPLTGSGGARRVEATIYTPDDRDFTDLTLDAAAGGGTVTATDHHPFRSEKTQKWTDAADLNPGDTLLKADGKTVAISTVRQWKSLQPAYNLTVNDLHTYYVLAGATPVLVHNSGPCPKGVADAWHEGTFDNPGGSFEYHWGKHGSPLNVTREKYLQDSIDWAQRLAEPGGKKGYNAKRMPFDDGKWGVKYSDPNGGMGGIIGPDGRVVSFWYDETH
- a CDS encoding helix-turn-helix domain-containing protein gives rise to the protein MTTTVIEGKWYTTAEVAEMLGFGLSKTKMLVLTGEIRSLKEGRSRRILPRWVDEYVERRAREAQEGLTA
- a CDS encoding site-specific integrase, with product MSEELINKNVAAWVKVRSGRKRRREPWSVEEARTFLEAARTAVDPLYPDVLVLVLGLRRGEALALTWKNVNLDAGEITVEHQLQRINRQLVHDETKTEASTAALPLPQICVTAVQLRQKAQAVARQAAGAGWVESDFVFTTRFGSPIEPRNFNRSFAARSASAGVRRIRLYDTRHTCGSLLAALDVHPRIAMQILRHSKIAVTMEVYTHIPSEATRKVLRKLGKHLDGPDRK